In one window of Mus pahari chromosome 3, PAHARI_EIJ_v1.1, whole genome shotgun sequence DNA:
- the Srsf6 gene encoding serine/arginine-rich splicing factor 6, whose amino-acid sequence MPRVYIGRLSYNVREKDIQRFFSGYGRLLEIDLKNGYGFVEFEDSRDADDAVYELNSKELCGERVIVEHARGPRRDRDGYSYGSRSGGGGYSSRRTSGRDKYGPPVRTEYRLIVENLSSRCSWQDLKDFMRQAGEVTYADAHKERTNEGVIEFRSYSDMKRALDKLDGTEINGRNIRLIEDKPRTSHRRSYSGSRSRSRSRRRSRSRSRRSSRSRSRSISKSRSRSRSRSKGRSRSRSKGRKSRSKSKSKPKSDRGSHSHSRSRSKDKYGRSRSRSRSRSPKENGKGDIKSKSRSRSQSRSHSPLPAPPSKARSMSPPPKRASRSRSRSRSRSRSSSRD is encoded by the exons ATGCCGCGCGTCTACATAGGACGCCTGAGCTACAACGTCCGCGAGAAGGACATCCAGCGCTTTTTCAGCGGCTACGGCCGCCTCCTCGAGATCGACCTCAAAAATGG GTACGGTTTCGTGGAGTTCGAGGACTCCCGGGATGCCGACGACGCCGTGTACGAGCTCAACAGCAAGGAGCTGTGCGGCGAGCGCGTGATCGTAGAGCACGCCCGGGGACCGCGCCGCGACCGCGATGGCTACAGCTACGGAAGCCGCA GTGGTGGAGGTGGATACAGCAGTCGGAGAACTTCTGGCAGAGACAAATATGGACCACCTGTTCGTACAGAGTACAGGCTTATTGTAGAAAACCTGTCTAGTCGTTGCAGTTGGCAAGACTTAAAG GATTTCATGCGGCAAGCAGGAGAAGTGACTTATGCAGATGctcacaaagaaagaacaaatgaggGTGTAATTGAATTTAGATCCTACTCCGACATGAAGCGTGCATTGGATAAACTGGATGGTACAGAAATAAATGGCAGGAATATTAGGCTTATTGAAGATAAGCCAAGAACAAGCCACAGGCGCTCCTACTCTGGAAGTAGATCCAG ATCACGGTCTAGAAGAAGATCTCGGAGTAGGAGTCGCAGAAGCAGCCGCAGTAGATCTCGAAGTATCTCAAAAAGTCGCTCCCG ATCTAGGTCCCGGAGCAAAGGTCGATCCCGATCCCGCTCAAAAGGCAGGAAATCCAGATCAAAGAGCAAATCTAAGCCTAAGTCTGATCGGGGCTCCCATTCACACTCAAGGAGCAGGTCTAAGGATAAGTATGGGAGGTCACGAAGTAGGTCACGTTCTCGGTCccccaaagaaaatggaaaaggagatATAAAGTCAAAGTCCAGATCCCGGAGCCAGTCTCGATCCCATTCGCCTCTGCCTGCTCCACCCTCAAAGGCTCGTTCCATGTCCCCTCCGCCAAAAAGAGCTTCAAGGTCCCGTTCTAGATCTCGTTCAAGGTCCAGATCAAGTTCCAGAGATTAA